TCTACTCGACAATCCAAAGGCCGGTGCAGTTATACAGGGAACAGGAAGACTTCGGAAAATGCGATTTTCCTATGGAAACAGAGGGAAATCACACTGTGCCCGTGTGTGTTATGTTGATTTTGAAATACATGGTCGAATTGTCCTTATCATGGTATTTGCCAAGAACGAAATGGAAAATCTCTCCAAGGCCGAACGTAATAGCTTAAAAGCTTTGATTGAGCGTCTGGAAAAAAGTATGCAGAAAGGAGCATAGAAATGAGCAGGACTTATGATATGTTAGCTGATTCGCTGAATGAACTGATTACGGACTTCGAGGAAAATGATGGAAAAAATCTCTCTCATACTGTATTGACCGTTGATATTGCTCCAGCCCGCAAATTCAGCAGCGAGGATATTCGCTCCATCCGCCAGAAGAATCACTTAACCCAGTCTATCCTTGCAAAATACCTATGTGTCAGCAAAAAGACCATCGAAGCATGGGAATCTGGCCGGAATACCCCTAACGGGCCATCCAGCCGTCTGCTGGAACTTTTAGACCGGCAAGCGGTGTCCATAGTTACAGCTTAAAAAAACAGGTCTGAATCCTTTGTTGTGGATTCAGACCTGTTTTTTATCGTTAATAGGTTTGATTTTTCCTCATAATGACATATATTTTATGTATTTTGTAGCTAAAAATAAACCGTATACAGATATTTCATGCTATCCTCAATGACCCCATGTACGTTATGTACACGGGGTCATTGAGGTTCAGAACCTCACAAATCCCTTCGGCTCCGACTTCTCATAGAGTTTTTTCGACCTCTCAGTGCGGTGATACGGGTCTTCAATACTTACTTGGGCTGCCTGTACCTGGCGCCGGAAGGCTAAATCTTCGTTTTGCTTGATTTTCCCTTCCACGGCTCTAATACTGGCAAGGTTGCCCAGCAGGGTGTTTCGCCTTGCGACTTCGGCTTCCAGTATGGCCATGGCATCTGCCTTTGCTTGATCTGCTTGCATTTCACCTTCGGCGTTGTTGCTGGCCTCCACTATAGCAGCAATATTGGCCTGTTCGCTGCTGGCGGTGTCTATGAAGCCTTTGGCATTGTTGCCGTAATGCTTATAGATTTCTGCTGCCGCCTGATACTGTTCTTGTGCATTGAAGGATTTTTCATCCTCATAGCCTTCTGTACTACGGAAAATCCTGCTCTTCCAGAAATCTAAGGTCTGCTCCCCCATACTGCTGCTATTGGTGTCCCCGTTTAGGCTGGCAATGTTCCTTTGCAAGGTGGTCAGGATGCCTTTGTCCCAAGGGGTTATATTCTTGACCTGAATGCCGAACCGCTCCATGGCAGTGGCCAGCCATTCCTCCATATTCTGTGTGGTAAGTATGGCTTTCATGTGCCGTGCGTAGTCGTAGACATTGCCCTTCTGCCTTGCCAAGTCCTTCAGTGCAAAGGGTGACGGGGCACTGTCGGCATAAGATATGCTGGTCATGCTGTAGTAGTTTGCCGGGTCAAAGGGTTCATCCACACCGGGGATGGTCCGGGCGAATCCTACGCCATAGGCTCCCACACCACAGATGCAACAAGCTGTCAGCACACCAAGGCAGTAAATCACTTTTCCTTTTTTCATAGTCTCACCTCCCTTCGTTACTGCTCATTGGTGAGCTTGAAACCCATGCCGCCGAACTGCTTATTGATAACTTTCTCCATGTGGTCTGCTATCTTAATGAAGAGCAAAACTATCAGGAGAAGCTGGAAGAGTACGGCGATATTGGCCACACGGCTGCTCTTGTTGGCTCCACGATGGCCAAGGACTGCCGCCTGATACTCGTAGGCAGCGGCGTTATTCATGCCTCCCTCCCCCTGATTCCATGCCCGGCAAGCAGCTTCCCATGAGCCGTATTTGTTGTAGTAACCCTCAATTATGAACGCTGCCACCCTATCCTGATTGATTGGTGCCCACGGATATTCTGTGCTTGGCTCTGGTGCCGTGTCCTTGTCTCCGTAGGAACTCCAGCGGGTATAGTTTTCCCCGTCATGGATAAGCGTTCCGCCACTGTTCTCATAGTCCTGGCACCAGTGGTCCCAGTTGTTGTAATTCCCGTAATCTATCTGATAGGCTCCATAATACCCCTGCCCATTGTCGCAATGATAATTGCCACCGTAGGATTCCACAGCCCGGATGCGGGCGAGGCAGTCTTCCTCGCTGATAATCTTGGCAGAGCTTCCTGTTTCAGATACAGTAGTTTGGGTTTCGACCAAATTCCCCACCACAAGATTCTGCATGGTCACTTGGAGCATCACTGTGAAGATAACGAAGAACATGAGGTTCAGGGATGAAGCGAAAATACCATTAATGCCGTTGGAAGCCCATTTCCTTGTCTGTTTCAGTCCAGCGAACATGAAGGAGACAAAGGAGAAAAGAATGGTAAAGTAGAAGAAGAGGTATGCTTTCGCCACATGGATGCCAATGATTACGAAGAGGACGAGGAAAACCGCTCCGAATACGGCACAAATTATGAAGGTATACCCTTCCATAATCAAGTCTAGCAGTCCGTGAGCCTTCAACGCCTCATTGATGAGGGGGGTAATTATCTCCATGCCCTTCTGTACTATCTTGGTGGGGTCAGAGACTGTTTTACCTGCCGAATCCAGAGATTCACCCACGGCCAAGGCTCCCAGCTGCGGAAAACCTTCCAAGGCCAGATTTCCAATGAAGTCTCCCCAGTTCATCAGCATGAAGATCAGGACACCATAAGTAATGATTTTGTATAAAAACCAGCTGGTGAAGCTATGCTCATCATTATCCCCCCATGCCCCAAGGGCTTTATACATGGCTGACATGGCCAGGTCTATGGCCATCAGGCAAGCGAATAACTGCCAGATGTAATTTTTCAGTATCTCCAGAGCCCTGGTCAGCAAGTCCACGAAGGTATCTATGACATCCTTCAGGGGCTTGGCGAAATCAGCGGAAATTTCCAAGGACACATCGCTATCATCAAAATCTGTTGCTACTGTCGGATCCCCGCCATCTACACGACTGCCAAATTTCTCCGCCTCCATCTGTGCCATGCCTGACACAAATAGTCCCGGATCTACCCACTTACCATTCAATTGTGTGCCGAAATGACAGTGCGGCCCTGTAGAATTACCTGTAGAACCCATCGTAGCTATTGGTTGACCTGCACTTACAGTATCACCAATAGAAACATCCACCGTGCTGTTGTGCCCGTAGTAAGTCTTCAATCCATTGCCGTGGTCGATGATAACAAGATTTCCAAAACCGTCATTAAAACCATAAGCGGCATAATCCACAGTACCGGCTCCGGCTGATTTTACAATGTCACCATAGTCTCCAGCAAGATCAACACCATTGTGGTGCCTGACATCACCTGTGATAGGATGTATGCGGTAGCCAAAAGCCGAGGTCATAACTGACGGTGGCGTAGGCACCGGCCATTCCAGCGTTCCGGCTCCCCTTACTTCATTCCCCATGGATTCTGTATCTTCGGTGTACGCCAGTGCTGTGCCGAACATACACAGCTGAAAAATTATGCATAATAGCAGTGCGACACGCCTTAACATTTGCTAATTTACCTCCCGTGCTTTACTATATTGGATTTTAACGAGGAATTTGCTCCGCAAACTATCCAATGTTTTACTCTTTTCCTTGAAACATATGTAAATATATATTATAATATTGCCAGAGAATTTTGAGAACGAAAGGACATTACGTATGTCAGAGCGTTATTTTTACCCAATGCTTATAGAGCAGTTGCCAGACAAACAAGGATACAAGGGCAGATTCATCGACCTGAATATCGAGGTGGCTGGCAAGTCACTGGAAGAGCTGATGGATAACGGCCATAAAGCATTGGACAAAGGATTGGACGATGACATGGCTCTGAGGATCAAGGGAACTGACCCGGCAACTGTAACGCCACCGAGCGGGCAAGGCTTGGTAATCGTGGAATTTGACCGCATTGCCTATAAGGAAAAACACGATAAGAAGACAATAACAAAGGCCGTTACCATGCCAGCATGGATGGCCACTATAGCCAAAGAGCGGCGTATTGACTGCTCAAAACTTCTGCAACGGGCATTGATAAAAGAATTTGGAAAAAATTAGCTGACGTAATTTATATGCAACAGGAGGATTCGCCATGGGACTTTTGGGAAAAAGCAAAAAAGAGATTGAGCGTGAAGAAGCAGAACGAAAATTTGAAGATTATTATGGAATATCACGAGAAGAAGCTTCTATAAACGGAAGTTGTATGGGGCAAAGTATTGGAACTCTTAATTTGGATGCAGTCATAAAGCTCCGTGCCTCAGGTTTTCATGCTGTATTTATGGAAATGTTTTATAATGTTGAATCAAATAAAAACGAAATAGCTAAACTAAACCAAAAATACGATAAGATAATTGAGTTGCTCTCCAAACAAAATGGAGCCTGTGAAGAAATCTCTGTAAATAAGGTCTTCTATGATGGTTAATGGATATTAAGCTGGCAGTCTATCAGGGTACATTATGGACAGTTCTCCCCGTACTTTGCCCCAATTTCTTATGGGCATAGTCCATTTCTTTGTTGCTTCAAATGTAGCCAGGTAAAGAGCTTTGAGCAGAGCTTGGGAACTAGGGAAAACACTTCTCTGCCGGTTTAACCTGCGATATGAAGAATTGAGACTCTCAATGGCGTTAGTAGTGTAGAAGGCGGTACGAACATTGGTGGAAAATTTGAAGATTGGCGTTATTACATCCCAATTGTCGTGCCACCGCTTCATAGCCGAAGGATAATGGGGCGTCCATTTCTTATCCACTTCTTCAAGCCTCTTAACGGCAGTCTTTTCATCAGGTGCGGTATAGATCGTACGAAGGTCTTTTGCAAAATCCTTCATGTCCTTATTGGCTACGTATTTAAGAGTGTTGCGCACCATGTGTACGATACAGCGCTGGTGCTCCGTCTTTGGAAATGCTGCGGCCACAGCCTCCTTGAGCCCTGTGAGGCCGTCGGAGCATAGGATAAGGATATCCTGAACCCCGCGGTTCTTGAGACTGTTCAGGACATTAAGCCAATATTTGCTGCTCTCGTTTTCACCGATTTCAATATCCAGCACTTCCTTGATGCCATCTTCGTTAATGCCCATCACAACGTAGGCCGCCAGTTTGCTGACAATGTTATCCTGGCGCACCGAGAAATGGATTGCGTCGATGAAGACCACAGGATAGATGTTGGCCAGGGGGCGATGCTGCCATTCGTCAATTCTTGGCAGCATCTTGTCCGTTACATCTGATATGAAACCTTCCGAGGCTTCAAAACCATATATGTCGTTGATGGTTTCAGAGATTTGCCGCGTGGTCATGCCTTTGGCGTACATGGATATGATTTTATTGTCGATTTCTGAGATGTCCTTCTGGCGTTTCTTGACTACCTTAGGAGCAAAAGATGACTGTCGGTCTTGGGGAACATCAATCTGCAACTTGCCATAACTGCTGTTCAGAGTCTTGGACTTGTAGCCATTGCGAGCGTTATCGCTGTCTGAACGCTCAGATTTGCTATAGCCAAGATGTTCATCCATCTCGGACTCCATCATTTCCTTGATGGTACCGCCAAGAAGATCCTTGAGTGCATCCTGAATATCCTTGGCACTCTCGATGTCATACTCTTGGAAGAGTTGCTGGATGATAGCCCGCTTTCCCTCAGTCATCTGTACTTTGTGAACATCTTTTCTCTGTTTTGCCATAATAAAAGGCCTCCTATGATTAAGATTGTATCATAGAAGACCTTATGACTTCGAGAGGGAAGTTGATTTACAGAGAAACTTTCACAGTTTCACAAAATGAATTACTCGATAATTTAACATCGAATTCGAGCCACAAATATGCACAATAAAGCTTGATAATAAAAACGCACTATCACTTGATGGTGCGTTTTATATTTCACGAGGTAGTGTTCATATTTCTCTTAAAATTTTCTGCATTTTGTGTGGTGTTATTTTGGTTTCCACCTGAAGCATTTTGAGTATCGCTCTTTTTGTCTTCCAAAGCTGAACGTCCTGCTCTCATATTATTTAGCATTCTACTACCGCTATTTGTTCTCAAATCATCCATAGCTTTTACAGCACCTCTATATCTAGCTACAGGCGTCGTGCTCATGAGTTTCGACTTACCTAACTGTGCCAAAGTTCCAGTCCATCTGCCTTTATTGTTTGCACTGATGGCACGAGCAGCCCGCACGGCTCCCACGCTTCCAGCAACAGCACCGGTGGCATTGACAGCAGTATTAGCTGCCCCCTTGGCCATATCTACCATTCCTCCGCCACTAAGGCTTGGCTGGCCATTTATCAAGCTTGAGACTATTTCAGGGATCTTCTTGGTAAGCATGTATATGACCATGGCCGCCAGTACAGCCTGAAAAAGCAGTGCCGGTTGTGTCCATACATCATGTGTTGCTTCCATCTTAGTCCTGAAGGTTTGCATAAAGGGGATAGCCATAGCTGTTATAAAGGAAATAACGGACAGCTTAATGGCCAGATTAAACATGCCTCCAATCGCCTTTTCTGCCAGAAAAGCAAACTTATCAAGCATGATAAACGGCAATAAAGGAATCGTGATTAGTGCCATGGTATAGAATTCAATTCTAGCCATAAACATTTCTATAGCTGTAAGTATCATGCAAACTACTACTACCGCCAAAGAAAGCAAATTTAGCAATAACAAACCTATGCTCTTACAGTTGAATTCATCCCATACGTGCTTAAAAATGTAGAAGCCATTCTTGTATATGGAATCAGGCTTCAAATCCACGCCCCCGGTTGCACCGGCTCCACCTGCCAGGAATCCAATTTGCTGGAACCCCTGTCCCAATGCCCCCATCAGGTCAATCCAGTTCATCATCAGGAACATGAAAATCCCCATCTTGATAATCACAGACAAGAGATATTTTACCTTGTCACCAGAAATCAGCTTGAAAGACATTTGCCAGCCAACTTCCAGCACCGTAAGGATAAGAAGCAACTTTAGGCAAGGGGAAAGAATCGCCTGAGAGCCGGGCTTTATCACGCCATTAAGGTAGCTATCCATAAAGCCGGATAACACATCCATGTCCTTGACATCATCCTTGATATCCGGGCTGTAAAAAGTCGGTGAAGATGGCCCGTGACCGGCACTGCTGGCCATATCCACGATGCCTGTCTCTGTAAGGAACGCCCCGAAGTTTATGGCAAGGCCAGCCCCTAGCAACCAGCTCCAAATGGTTTTCTTGCCATCCTCTATGCCCCAGCCTACCATCATGGCGGCCACCGCTGTCATCACCAACACTGTGACCTTGGCCAAGGTCACAAAAGCACCCCCGATTAACGCCAGCTGCTTATCGAAGTTGCCTCCCAGCCCTGTGCCGCCGGCCACGATGGAATCACTGCTGGCAGCCAAGGCCGTGCCGCTTATGCCCAGCACCAGCAGCATGGCTATCACCGCTATGCCAATGTTCTTGTTTGTCTTCAACGTGTCATCGCCTCTTCTCTTTCTTTGCCTGAGATATGCTCTACAAATCTATGGCTGTCCATCAGCTTTTCCTGCTGGCCTAAATGGTCAAGGCGTGG
The Selenomonas sp. AB3002 DNA segment above includes these coding regions:
- a CDS encoding type IV secretion system protein — encoded protein: MKTNKNIGIAVIAMLLVLGISGTALAASSDSIVAGGTGLGGNFDKQLALIGGAFVTLAKVTVLVMTAVAAMMVGWGIEDGKKTIWSWLLGAGLAINFGAFLTETGIVDMASSAGHGPSSPTFYSPDIKDDVKDMDVLSGFMDSYLNGVIKPGSQAILSPCLKLLLILTVLEVGWQMSFKLISGDKVKYLLSVIIKMGIFMFLMMNWIDLMGALGQGFQQIGFLAGGAGATGGVDLKPDSIYKNGFYIFKHVWDEFNCKSIGLLLLNLLSLAVVVVCMILTAIEMFMARIEFYTMALITIPLLPFIMLDKFAFLAEKAIGGMFNLAIKLSVISFITAMAIPFMQTFRTKMEATHDVWTQPALLFQAVLAAMVIYMLTKKIPEIVSSLINGQPSLSGGGMVDMAKGAANTAVNATGAVAGSVGAVRAARAISANNKGRWTGTLAQLGKSKLMSTTPVARYRGAVKAMDDLRTNSGSRMLNNMRAGRSALEDKKSDTQNASGGNQNNTTQNAENFKRNMNTTS
- a CDS encoding IS256 family transposase, translated to MAKQRKDVHKVQMTEGKRAIIQQLFQEYDIESAKDIQDALKDLLGGTIKEMMESEMDEHLGYSKSERSDSDNARNGYKSKTLNSSYGKLQIDVPQDRQSSFAPKVVKKRQKDISEIDNKIISMYAKGMTTRQISETINDIYGFEASEGFISDVTDKMLPRIDEWQHRPLANIYPVVFIDAIHFSVRQDNIVSKLAAYVVMGINEDGIKEVLDIEIGENESSKYWLNVLNSLKNRGVQDILILCSDGLTGLKEAVAAAFPKTEHQRCIVHMVRNTLKYVANKDMKDFAKDLRTIYTAPDEKTAVKRLEEVDKKWTPHYPSAMKRWHDNWDVITPIFKFSTNVRTAFYTTNAIESLNSSYRRLNRQRSVFPSSQALLKALYLATFEATKKWTMPIRNWGKVRGELSIMYPDRLPA
- a CDS encoding type II toxin-antitoxin system RelE/ParE family toxin, which produces MQISREFIHGKKFDEQWKALGLNDEHLKELQSTLLDNPKAGAVIQGTGRLRKMRFSYGNRGKSHCARVCYVDFEIHGRIVLIMVFAKNEMENLSKAERNSLKALIERLEKSMQKGA
- a CDS encoding helix-turn-helix domain-containing protein, whose translation is MSRTYDMLADSLNELITDFEENDGKNLSHTVLTVDIAPARKFSSEDIRSIRQKNHLTQSILAKYLCVSKKTIEAWESGRNTPNGPSSRLLELLDRQAVSIVTA
- a CDS encoding peptidoglycan DD-metalloendopeptidase family protein; the protein is MGNEVRGAGTLEWPVPTPPSVMTSAFGYRIHPITGDVRHHNGVDLAGDYGDIVKSAGAGTVDYAAYGFNDGFGNLVIIDHGNGLKTYYGHNSTVDVSIGDTVSAGQPIATMGSTGNSTGPHCHFGTQLNGKWVDPGLFVSGMAQMEAEKFGSRVDGGDPTVATDFDDSDVSLEISADFAKPLKDVIDTFVDLLTRALEILKNYIWQLFACLMAIDLAMSAMYKALGAWGDNDEHSFTSWFLYKIITYGVLIFMLMNWGDFIGNLALEGFPQLGALAVGESLDSAGKTVSDPTKIVQKGMEIITPLINEALKAHGLLDLIMEGYTFIICAVFGAVFLVLFVIIGIHVAKAYLFFYFTILFSFVSFMFAGLKQTRKWASNGINGIFASSLNLMFFVIFTVMLQVTMQNLVVGNLVETQTTVSETGSSAKIISEEDCLARIRAVESYGGNYHCDNGQGYYGAYQIDYGNYNNWDHWCQDYENSGGTLIHDGENYTRWSSYGDKDTAPEPSTEYPWAPINQDRVAAFIIEGYYNKYGSWEAACRAWNQGEGGMNNAAAYEYQAAVLGHRGANKSSRVANIAVLFQLLLIVLLFIKIADHMEKVINKQFGGMGFKLTNEQ